One stretch of Glycine soja cultivar W05 chromosome 7, ASM419377v2, whole genome shotgun sequence DNA includes these proteins:
- the LOC114417750 gene encoding squamosa promoter-binding-like protein 7, with translation MDFGENNMFSLNTHTKEENENTPNNNNNIVNVWYSSWDATTTNSNTLHTSTTAAEGYAGGSHSHHHQQLYGGEGCHVQADPHLTCLHLGKRHYFEDVTTNGDVNNATPLGNRHVCSGGGAGYVFAGNDKRGRGYYRGGGAAGGGKTAPFAMVPRCQVEGCHVALVNAKEYHRRHRVCDMHSKAPKAVVLGLEQRFCQQCSRFHVVSEFDDSKRSCRRRLAGHNERRRKSSHLSVTRNSRQGCALSLLSSGSGSRDHHNWLSHHADFSTRCSAALRELIAENRAALMTRQQQQLVYDRVWPHLVVAPHHDADAAVEEEDFEDLQQQQQPESNYFPQPMFPQTQ, from the exons ATGGACTTTGGAGAGAACAACATGTTCAGCCTTAACACCCACACCAAAGAGGAAAACGAAAACACTcctaacaataacaacaacattgTCAATGTTTGGTATTCATCATGGGATGCTACTACTACTAATAGTAATACACTACACACCTCCACCACGGCGGCGGAAGGCTACGCCGGCGGAAGTCACAGCCACCACCACCAGCAACTATACGGCGGTGAAGGGTGTCACGTGCAGGCTGACCCTCACCTCACGTGCTTGCATCTTGGTAAAAGACATTACTTTGAGGATGTTACAACTAACGGTGATGTTAACAATGCTACCCCTTTGGGGAACCGACACGTGTGCAGTGGTGGTGGTGCGGGTTATGTTTTTGCGGGTAACGATAAGAGAGGGAGGGGGTATTATAGAGGAGGAGGAGCGGCTGGTGGTGGGAAAACGGCGCCGTTTGCGATGGTTCCTCGATGTCAGGTGGAGGGATGCCACGTGGCGCTGGTGAACGCGAAGGAGTACCACAGGAGGCACAGAGTTTGCGATATGCATTCCAAGGCACCCAAAGCAGTGGTGTTAGGGTTGGAGCAGAGATTCTGTCAGCAGTGTAGCAG GTTTCATGTGGTGTCAGAGTTTGATGACTCAAAGAGGAGTTGTAGGAGGAGATTGGCGGGCCATAACGAGCGAAGAAGAAAGAGCTCTCACCTTTCTGTTACTAGGAATTCTAGACAAG GGTGTGCTCTCTCTCTTCTGTCATCTGGGAGTGGAAGTAGGGATCATCATAATTGGCTATCTCATCATGCGGATTTCTCCACAAGATGCAGTGCAGCATTGCGTGAATTGATAGCAGAAAATCGTGCTGCCCTAATGActagacaacaacaacaacttgtTTATGATCGAGTTTGGCCTCATCTTGTTGTGGCGCCCCACCATGATGCGGATGCTGCAGTGGAAGAAGAAGACTTTGAGgacttacaacaacaacaacaacctgagTCCAATTATTTTCCACAACCTATGTTTCCACAGACACAATAA